One window of Ralstonia pickettii DTP0602 genomic DNA carries:
- a CDS encoding 2-alkenal reductase — protein MAYHDPYGRLAPDHFLRRWLVITACIAALMLLWQFLPAIEAWFSPRQATERTVTPRGDLAADERSTIELFEKSRDSVVYISTAQLVRDVWTRNVFSVPRGTGSGFIWDDAGHVVTNFHVIQGASQATVKLADGRDYQAALVGASPAHDIAVLKIGVGFKRPPAVPVGTSADLKVGQKVFAIGNPFGLDWTLTTGITSALDRSLPGDAGGPAIEHLIQTDAAINPGNSGGPLLDSAGRLIGINTAIYSPSGASAGIGFAVPVDTVMRVVPQLIKTGKYVRPALGIEVDEQLNARLQMVTGRRGVFVLLVQPGSAAQRAGLVGIRATQEGMVPGDLITAVDGKSIDGVAGLLAQLDDRRVGDIVVLSVEREGKAREVRIELQPGI, from the coding sequence ATGGCTTACCACGACCCTTACGGCCGCCTCGCACCAGACCATTTTCTCCGGCGCTGGCTGGTCATCACCGCCTGTATCGCAGCGCTCATGCTGTTGTGGCAGTTCCTGCCGGCGATCGAGGCGTGGTTCAGCCCCCGACAGGCCACCGAGAGAACGGTCACCCCTCGCGGAGATCTCGCTGCCGATGAACGTTCGACCATCGAACTCTTCGAGAAATCACGCGATTCGGTGGTGTACATCTCCACGGCCCAACTGGTTCGGGATGTCTGGACCCGTAACGTCTTCTCCGTACCGCGCGGAACCGGCTCCGGATTCATTTGGGATGACGCGGGACACGTTGTCACCAACTTTCATGTCATCCAGGGCGCTTCACAAGCGACGGTGAAACTCGCCGATGGTCGCGACTATCAGGCCGCCCTGGTCGGCGCAAGTCCGGCTCACGACATCGCAGTGCTCAAGATCGGCGTTGGCTTCAAGCGTCCGCCGGCCGTACCGGTTGGCACCAGCGCCGACCTCAAGGTGGGGCAAAAGGTCTTCGCCATTGGCAACCCCTTTGGCCTGGACTGGACCCTAACCACGGGCATCACTTCAGCACTCGATCGTTCCCTGCCCGGTGATGCCGGCGGCCCTGCCATCGAGCATCTGATCCAGACCGATGCCGCCATCAACCCCGGCAACTCCGGCGGGCCGCTGCTCGATTCCGCCGGGCGTCTCATTGGCATCAACACCGCCATCTACAGTCCGTCCGGCGCGTCGGCTGGCATTGGCTTCGCTGTGCCGGTGGACACCGTCATGCGGGTGGTGCCGCAGCTGATCAAGACCGGCAAGTACGTACGCCCGGCTTTGGGTATTGAAGTGGACGAGCAACTCAATGCGCGCTTGCAGATGGTCACCGGCCGCCGTGGCGTGTTTGTCCTGTTGGTACAGCCCGGTTCGGCAGCGCAGCGAGCCGGGCTGGTCGGGATACGCGCTACTCAGGAAGGGATGGTGCCCGGCGACCTTATCACCGCTGTTGACGGGAAGTCCATTGACGGTGTTGCTGGCCTCTTGGCGCAACTGGATGATCGTCGGGTGGGCGACATTGTCGTTTTATCTGTTGAGCGAGAGGGGAAGGCTCGCGAGGTGCGGATTGAGCTGCAGCCGGGCATCTGA